Proteins encoded in a region of the Saccharothrix ecbatanensis genome:
- a CDS encoding M24 family metallopeptidase, with translation MSTQVGPVDVDALRGRLDRATAAASIAGVDALLISPGSDLRYLLGAGGSSFERLTCLVLPVGGAPVLVVPKLEQPGYSGIPTGELGVEVATWVDGEDPYALVKQALKGTRTAVSDMMPALHTLRLRDVVGEDQVLAGPVLRELRMRKDAAEVAALRKAGAAIDRVHARMGEWLRPGRTEAEVGADIAAAIVAEGHTAADFVIVGSGPNGASPHHDVSDRVIEAGDVVVVDIGGPLADGYNSDSTRTYVLGEPRDADVWETYSILQAAQRKAVEAVRPGVTCEAVDAAAREIIADAGFGEYFVHRTGHGIGLDVHEEPYIVGGNDLPLEPGMAFSVEPGIYLPGRWGARIEDIVITTADGVESVNNQPHELVVLPA, from the coding sequence ATGTCGACCCAAGTTGGGCCCGTCGACGTGGACGCGTTGCGCGGGCGCCTTGATCGGGCCACTGCCGCGGCGTCCATCGCGGGTGTGGATGCGTTGTTGATCTCCCCTGGATCCGACTTGCGGTACCTCCTCGGCGCCGGCGGGTCGTCGTTCGAGCGGTTGACGTGTTTGGTTCTTCCGGTTGGCGGGGCGCCTGTCCTGGTCGTCCCCAAGTTGGAGCAGCCCGGCTACTCCGGCATCCCCACCGGCGAACTCGGGGTCGAGGTCGCCACCTGGGTTGACGGGGAAGACCCGTACGCACTCGTCAAACAGGCGCTGAAGGGCACCCGGACGGCCGTGTCCGACATGATGCCCGCCCTGCACACCCTCCGCTTGCGCGACGTTGTCGGCGAGGACCAAGTGTTGGCGGGGCCCGTGCTCCGCGAGCTGCGGATGCGCAAGGACGCCGCGGAGGTTGCCGCCTTGCGTAAGGCGGGCGCGGCCATCGACCGGGTCCACGCTCGGATGGGGGAGTGGCTGCGGCCCGGTCGCACGGAGGCCGAGGTTGGCGCGGACATCGCTGCCGCCATCGTCGCCGAGGGCCACACGGCGGCCGATTTCGTGATCGTCGGCTCCGGACCGAACGGCGCTTCACCGCACCACGACGTGTCCGACCGGGTGATCGAGGCCGGTGACGTGGTCGTGGTCGACATCGGTGGACCGCTGGCCGACGGCTACAACTCCGACTCCACCCGCACCTACGTCCTCGGCGAGCCGCGTGACGCCGATGTGTGGGAGACCTACTCCATCCTCCAAGCGGCACAGCGTAAAGCGGTCGAGGCGGTCCGGCCGGGTGTCACGTGCGAGGCCGTTGACGCCGCCGCACGCGAGATCATCGCCGACGCCGGTTTCGGCGAGTACTTCGTCCACCGCACCGGCCACGGCATCGGCCTGGACGTCCACGAAGAGCCGTACATCGTCGGCGGCAACGACCTGCCGCTGGAACCGGGCATGGCGTTCAGCGTCGAACCCGGCATCTACCTCCCCGGCCGGTGGGGCGCACGCATCGAGGACATCGTGATCACCACCGCGGACGGCGTGGAGAGCGTCAACAACCAGCCACACGAACTGGTGGTGCTGCCCGCGTGA